The Nocardia sp. NBC_01329 sequence GGATCGGTGTCGTAGGAGATCTTGATCTCGATCATCCGGTCGATCGTGCTCACTTCGCGGTCGACCTTGGCCGCGCCCTCGGCGACCGCGGGCATGAGTTTCTCGGTGTATAGGTCCATGCCCTTGCCGGAGGTGCAGATGAACCCGTCGCCGGCGCGCCCCGCATAGCGGGCCACCACGGGGCCACCGGCAGCGACGTACACCGGGATACCACCTTCGGGAACGTCGTAGATGGAGGCGCCCACGGTCTTGTAGTAGGTGCCGTCGAAGTCGGTGCGGGCGCCGGTCCACAGCGCGCGCATCAGATCGACCGATTCGCGCAGCCGGGCGAACCGCTCCTTGAACTCCGGCCATTCACCGGAGTACCCGGTGGCTATCTCGTTCAGTGCCTCGCCGGTACCGACGCCCAGCATCACCCGTCCCGGGTACAGGCAGCCCATGGTCGCGAAGGCCTGGGCGATCACCGCGGGGTTGTACCGGAAGGTAGGGGTGAGTACCGAGGTGCCCAGCATGATGCGCTCGGTGCGCTCGCCCGCGGCCGCCATCCAGGCCAGGGAGAACGGTGCGTGACCGCCCTTGTGCCGCCACGGCTGGAAATGATCGCTGACCGTCGCGCTGTCGAGGCCGTGTTCCTCGACCAGTACCGCCAGCTCAACCAGTTCACGGGGTCCGAATTGTTCCGCCGACGCTTTGTACCCGAGCTTCAGCTCACCCATTTGCGCCCACTCCTGTCGCGTTGTGGTCGGACCGTTTCCGGCCCGGATTCGACCCTAATAGGCGCAGTTGGGCGAAGCCCACCCGCAGCCCGCGCACGGCCGGAGCGAGGGCGGAAGTACGCGTCGTAGGCGGTCTCCGGTAGTCCCGTTCTCGGCTCGCGTTCTCGATTCCGGGCGCGGCATACCCATCCCTCGGATCGCGAAGCGCAGAATCGATGGGGTGAGCACAGACGACCGGATTCTGTCCTACCTCACCGATATGGACGGGGTGCTGGTACATGAGGACCATATGGTTCCCGGCGCCGACGAATTCCTCGCCGAACTGCGGGCCGAGGAGATCCCTTTCCTGGTGCTGACCAACAATTCCATTCGCACTCCACGCGATCTGCAGGCGCGGTTGCGGCAGACCGGGCTGGAGATCCCTGAACATTCGATCTGGACCTCTGCCCTGGCCACGGCCAGTTTCCTCGACGAACAGCGGCCGGGCGGGACGGCCTATGTGGTCGGTGAGTCCGGGTTGACCACCGCGCTGCACGAGATCGGCTATGTGCTGACGGAGGTCGACCCCGACTATGTGGTGCTGGGCGAGACCCGCACCTACTCGTTCGAAGCGATCACCACCGCGATCCGGCTGGTCGAACGGGGTGCGCGGTTCATCGCCACCAACCCCGACCCGACCGGCCCGTCCCGCGACGGTGTACTACCCGCGACCGGCTCGGTGGCCGCTCTGATCACCCGCGCCACCGGTCGCGATCCCTACTACATCGGCAAACCGAACCCGCTGATGATGCGTTCGGCGCTGCGCCGGATCGATGCCCACTCACAGACCAGTGTGATGATCGGTGACCGGATGGATACCGACGTGATCTCCGGAATGGAGGCCGGTATGCGCACCATCCTGGTGACTTCCGGTATCTCGACGAAAATGTCGGTCGAGCACTACCCCTACCGCCCGACCATGGTCCTGAACTCGGTGGCCGACCTGGTCGGGCGGGTACGCACCCCATTCTCCGATCCGCCCCCTCAGACGACCTGATCGGCGGAACGGCCCTACCTTCCCAGGCGGGGCAGATCAGCTGAGCGCGTTGTCCAGGTCGCCGAGCAGGTCTTCGATGTCCTCGAGTCCGACCGAGATCCGCACGACCCCGTCCGACAGGCCGATGCTCGCGCGCCCCTCCGGGCCCATGGCTCGGTGGGTGGTGGTCGCCGGATGGGTGATGAGGCTTTTGGCGTCGCCCAGATTGTTGGAGATATCGACGATCCTCAACCCGTTGAGTACTTCGAAGGCCCGTTTCTTGGCGTGGTCGGCGGCGGCCTTCAGTTCGAAGGT is a genomic window containing:
- the fgd gene encoding glucose-6-phosphate dehydrogenase (coenzyme-F420), translating into MGELKLGYKASAEQFGPRELVELAVLVEEHGLDSATVSDHFQPWRHKGGHAPFSLAWMAAAGERTERIMLGTSVLTPTFRYNPAVIAQAFATMGCLYPGRVMLGVGTGEALNEIATGYSGEWPEFKERFARLRESVDLMRALWTGARTDFDGTYYKTVGASIYDVPEGGIPVYVAAGGPVVARYAGRAGDGFICTSGKGMDLYTEKLMPAVAEGAAKVDREVSTIDRMIEIKISYDTDPELALENTRFWAPLSLTAEQKHSITDPIEMEEAADALPIEQIAKRWIVASDPDQAIEQIEPYIDAGLNHLVFHAPGHDQRRFLDLFQRDLAPRLRTLG
- a CDS encoding HAD-IIA family hydrolase, yielding MDGVLVHEDHMVPGADEFLAELRAEEIPFLVLTNNSIRTPRDLQARLRQTGLEIPEHSIWTSALATASFLDEQRPGGTAYVVGESGLTTALHEIGYVLTEVDPDYVVLGETRTYSFEAITTAIRLVERGARFIATNPDPTGPSRDGVLPATGSVAALITRATGRDPYYIGKPNPLMMRSALRRIDAHSQTSVMIGDRMDTDVISGMEAGMRTILVTSGISTKMSVEHYPYRPTMVLNSVADLVGRVRTPFSDPPPQTT